TCACCCATGCGCGTCAACAATTGACTGAGGCAAAAGCTCGGGTTCAAGCGCAACGTGCAGAGCAAAAAGCGCAAAAACGCCCAGCAGCCAAGAAAGCAGGTGATAAACCTACTCGCAATCCGGCAGCCGCAAAAGAAAATGCGCCACGCCATCGCCAGTCAGAAAATAAAGAACGCCCGCAGAACTCCTCGACTAAGCCTCAGCGCCGTAACGGTGCCGCTGCTCCAGAACAAAAACTGAAATCAGTCACTGATATTAACGCACTTCAAGTCGGCCAGATGTTGAAAGTGAAAGTTGGTACTAGCCTGATGGACGCGTCTGTGCTGGAAATAGCGAAAGATGGTGTCAGAGTTCAATTGCCAACAGGAATGGCAATGATTGTGCGCGCGGAACATTTAAAGTTCTGATACGGAGGTCAATCAGGGCATGAACAAACTTTTAAAAATTGCATTCGTTGTTAGTGTTGCCACTTTTGGTAGTGCAATTGCGGATCCTCAAGCAGTGGCTCCGGTCACTGCTGCTCAGTTACCTGTACTCAATCAGGATACTCAGCATGGTACGGTGAGTGAAAGGGTAACTTCAAGGTTTACCCGCTCTCACTATCGTCAGTTTGATTTGGATAAAGATTTTTCAGGTAAAATTTTTGATCGTTATCTCAATATGTTGGATTACGGCCATAATGTTTTACTTCAATCTGACGTTGATGCTTATGCGAAAGATAAAGCAAATGCTGGCGAATGGTTAGAGGAAGGTAAACTCGATAAGTTCTATGACCTGTATAACCTGTCGCAGAAAAGACGTTTTGAGCGTTTTGAATATGCGTTAGCGCGCTTAGATCAGCCAATGAATTTTGATGCGACTGACTCAATTGAGGTCGATCGCAGTAAAATGCCTTGGCCAAAAGATAAGCAAGAATTAGATAAGCTTTGGGATCAAAAAGTCAGATATGATTGGTTGAATTTAAAGCTATCGGGCAAAGATGACAAAGAAATCAAGGAAAAACTGACTAAGCGCTACAATTTTGCGTTGAGACGTTTAACGCAAGGGCAAAGTGAAGACGTATTTCAGTTGATCATGAACTCATTTGCTCGTGAAATTGATCCTCATACTAGCTACCTTTCACCTCGTAATACAGAGCAGTTTAACTCTGAAATGAGTTTGTCATTAGAGGGAATTGGCGCCGTTTTACAGCAAGATGATGAAAATACAGTGATCAATTCATTAGTTGCTGGTGGTCCTGCGGCAAAAAGTAAAGAATTAAAAGTTGGTGATAAAATCATTGGTGTTGGCCAAACAGGCAAACCAATGGTGGATGTTGTCGGCTGGCGCTTAGATGATGTGGTTGCACTGATTAAAGGGCCAAAAGGCAGTAAAGTGCGCTTAGAAGTCCTATCGGATACTAAAGGGGCTAAGCCACACATCGTGACTATTGTCCGTGAACAAATTCGCTTAGAAGATAGAGCCGTTAAGTTAACGATTAAGGAAATCGGCAAAGAGAAAGTTGCAGTATTGGATATTCCTGGTTTCTATGTAGGTTTGACCAATGATGTGAAGACCCAGCTGCAAAAAATAGCAAAAGATAATGTTTCTGCGCTAGTTATTGATCTGCGTGGTAATGGTGGTGGAGCATTAACTGAGGCTGTATCTCTATCGGGTCTATTTATCCCTAAAGGCCCAGTTGTTCAGGTTCGCGATAATAATGGTCAGGTACGTCAAGATATTGATGATGATGATGTGGTTTACTATAAAGGGCCATTAGTGGTTCTGGTTGATCGCTTCAGTGCTTCTGCATCTGAAATTTTTGCCGCTGCCATGCAGGATTATGGTCGAGCGCTGATCGTTGGCGAACCTACCTTTGGTAAAGGTACCGTTCAGCAACATAGAAGCTTAAGTCGTGTGTATGACCAAATGTTAAAGCCTGACTGGCCAGCGCTTGGTTCTGTGCAATACACGATCCAAAAATTCTATCGTGTCAATGGTGGTAGTACGCAACGTAAAGGTGTTACGCCAGATATTGTTATGCCAACAGGGCAAGATCCTGCTGAAACGGGAGAAAGCTTTGAAGATAATGCATTGCCATGGGATAGTATTCCACCTGCGAATTACAACAAAGATGGTGATGTGACAGCAGACTTGTCTGACCTGAAAACTAAGCACTTATCGCGTATTAGTCAAGATACTGAATTTAAGTATATTGATGAAGACATCGCACATTATAAAGCGAATAAGGCAAGTAAAAACCTTATTTCTCTAAATTATGCGCAGCGTCTAAAAGAAGACAATGAGCTGGAAGCAACTAAGCTGAAACGTATAAATGAGCGTAATGCAAAAGAAGGTAAACCATTATTGAAATCTATCGATGATTTACCTAAAGATTACGAAGGGCCAGATCCATATTTAGACGAAACAGTTAAAATTGCAATTGATCTTGCACATCCTGAAACAAGTTTATTGTCTAATAAAAAATAATTTGTTTAAACAATAAATTAAGATAAGGGCCAGCAAAAGCTGGCCTTTTTCATAGTCTGTGTAAAGTTATGTTAATTTTTGGTTTTTTCGTGTTAATTAGCTTGAAAAAGTATGAAAAAACCTTATTTATAACAGTAAATTTTTCGTGATAATTATTTTTACCTAGGGAACAAAAAATATGATGCGAATAGCCTTATTCTTACTCACAAACTTAGCGGTTATGTTTGTGTTTGGGATAATTTTAAGCATAGTCGGTGTTAAAGGGAATAGTGTCCAAGGTCTGATGATCATGGCTGGCTTGTTTGGTTTTGGTGGTGCTTTCATCTCATTGTTGATGTCAAAATGGATGGCATTGAAATCAGTGGGTGGTGAAGTTATTGAAACACCACGTAACCAAGCAGAGCAATGGTTGGTGGACACAGTGAGCCGTCAAGCACAACAAGTTGGTATTCAAATGCCACAAGTTGCTATCTACCATGCACCTGATATTAATGCGTTTGCAACAGGTGCTCGTCGTGACGCATCATTAGTGGCGGTGAGTACAGGTTTATTGGAAAACATGAGCCGTGATGAAGCCGAAGCGGTTATCGCTCATGAGATCAGCCATATTGCTAATGGTGATATGGTGACTATGACGTTATTACAAGGCGTTGTTAACACCTTCGTGATCTTTATCTCACGTATCATTGCACAATTTGTGTCAGGCTTTATGTCTAGCAATGACGATGAAAGTGAAAGCAGTAATGGTAACCCAATGGTTTACTTCGCTGTCTCGATGGTATTAGAAATTGTCTTTGGCATTTTAGCGAGCATTATTACTATGTGGTTCTCACGCTATCGAGAATTCCATGCAGATGCAGGATCAGCTAAATTAGTTGGTAGAGAAAAAATGATAGCTGCTCTACAACGTTTGAAGACAAGCTATGAGCCGCAAGAAGAAGGGCGTTTAATGGCATTTTGCATTAATGGCCGTGGTAAAGCATTTAATGAGTTATTTTTATCTCACCCTCCACTGGATAAGCGTATTGAAGCATTACGCTCAGGTGAGTATTTAAAATAACCCTTGATAAGGCATTTTAAAATAGGCCCATGATGAATTGGTTTTCATCATGGGTTTTTTAATTCAAATTTTAAAATTGATGGCTAAGATGAATTAAATATAAAATTAAATCTACTCGTTATACTGCAAGATGCTGGGAGGACTACGCGACGCTCACCGAGTCACTGTGTTTATCTATACTCCCTGACTATCTTCACTTATCGCCTATCTGCATCTCGAATTATTTAGAGTATAGTGTATTCTCTAAGTAGAATATCGTAACTAACGTAGGCTTTTCTGCTGATTATATTTCAAGTCGCAGGCCTTTCGTTAAGGTAAAGTAACAATGTATATTTGCATTAGTCACCTAGATATATCTCGAGCTATTTAAATTATATAAACAATAAGGATTTGACATGGATATACTGATAAAAACGTTGGTTTTTGGTAATGAATTTGCAACCGTTGAGAACCCAGCGCGTTTAGTGCCGTTTAAATTTGAAATTTATCAGTCACCAACGGGCCTATATCATCGCATGTATAAAGAAGTCGGGATGTCAGGCGCGAATTTAGGTCAGAACTTTAAAGTCTGGGCTTTTGAAGAACAAAGAATGCAAAATAATCAATCAGGTGAGACATTAGAAAGCTATATTCAGCATTGCCAAGATATTTATGATGGTAAAGTGAAAGCCTAGTTTAGAAAAAAAGCCCCCTTCATAGGGATCTGAAGGGGGAGCTAAATGAATAAAGAATGGTTTAATTCGAGATCTAAGATAGATTATTTCGAAAAAAGATATTTAGTTATTTGTGCAGTTTTAAGTGTAATTGGGCAACGAAGCCTCTTAAGTAGCACTTATCGTTAAAATAAACTATTGGCGATAACCTGCTTTGATTTGCTCAAGGGTATTACGATAGGTTTCTGCTTGTTTTTCATCTTCCATCGATGCAATTTCACGTTCCATTTTAATGATAATTTTACCTGCATCTGCTTGACCGATTGCTTTTAGCATATGAGCAAGTAAATTTTTTATACAAGTTACTTCTGCGGCGAGTTCATTAACATCTGGCTGAGTAGGAAAATGGGTTTTCATTAAATATATCCTTTAAAAATTTATAGACTTGTCAGAATTATATACTCTAAATAATTAGAAGTGTAGCTAGGCGACAAGTGAATGACTCACTGGTAGCATACATAAGTATATGATAAATAGCGAATGAATGTGGTTCAACACGCTGTAACTTGAAGTTTCACGAGTATAGCATAGAAAAATTATTGAATGCCGTATTACTTTATCCTCAATTGAGAGCAAAAATTTTAATGAAGGAGGCGATAATGTTAACGACACAAGAAAAACAGTGGTTAGCTCAACAATTTCCATCATTAGTCCAACCTAGGCCTGAACTGAGTCATAAAGGAACTTTTGGAACGTTAAACATTATTGGTAGTAGTGTAGGCATGACTGGTGCTGGTGTGCTTGCAGGAGTAGCCGCATTAAAAAGTGGTTGTGGCAAAGTGATCATTGGGTGTAATCAATCCCCACTTAATTTACATTTGATAGAAATGGCCCCTGAATTAATGCTGCGGGATGCTAACTCTTTAATTAATGATACTCTTGCTACTGCGTGGGTCATTGGTTGTGGATTAGGTATTTCAGAAGATGCGCAATCATTAATGCGTAAAGTATTGCTATTAATTGAACAAAATAAATCGGTGTTAATTGATGCTGATGGTTTAAATATTCTTTCACAATGGCCGCAAGTAAAAAAATTGACCCCAAACGTTGTTTTAACACCTCACCCTAA
This portion of the Providencia manganoxydans genome encodes:
- the proQ gene encoding RNA chaperone ProQ; amino-acid sequence: MENQPKLNSSKEVIAFLAERFPRCFIAEGEARPLKVGIFQDIVGRLTEEDGISKTQLRSALRMYTSSWRYLYGVKEGAKRVDLDGNDCGELEAEHITHARQQLTEAKARVQAQRAEQKAQKRPAAKKAGDKPTRNPAAAKENAPRHRQSENKERPQNSSTKPQRRNGAAAPEQKLKSVTDINALQVGQMLKVKVGTSLMDASVLEIAKDGVRVQLPTGMAMIVRAEHLKF
- the prc gene encoding carboxy terminal-processing peptidase, whose translation is MNKLLKIAFVVSVATFGSAIADPQAVAPVTAAQLPVLNQDTQHGTVSERVTSRFTRSHYRQFDLDKDFSGKIFDRYLNMLDYGHNVLLQSDVDAYAKDKANAGEWLEEGKLDKFYDLYNLSQKRRFERFEYALARLDQPMNFDATDSIEVDRSKMPWPKDKQELDKLWDQKVRYDWLNLKLSGKDDKEIKEKLTKRYNFALRRLTQGQSEDVFQLIMNSFAREIDPHTSYLSPRNTEQFNSEMSLSLEGIGAVLQQDDENTVINSLVAGGPAAKSKELKVGDKIIGVGQTGKPMVDVVGWRLDDVVALIKGPKGSKVRLEVLSDTKGAKPHIVTIVREQIRLEDRAVKLTIKEIGKEKVAVLDIPGFYVGLTNDVKTQLQKIAKDNVSALVIDLRGNGGGALTEAVSLSGLFIPKGPVVQVRDNNGQVRQDIDDDDVVYYKGPLVVLVDRFSASASEIFAAAMQDYGRALIVGEPTFGKGTVQQHRSLSRVYDQMLKPDWPALGSVQYTIQKFYRVNGGSTQRKGVTPDIVMPTGQDPAETGESFEDNALPWDSIPPANYNKDGDVTADLSDLKTKHLSRISQDTEFKYIDEDIAHYKANKASKNLISLNYAQRLKEDNELEATKLKRINERNAKEGKPLLKSIDDLPKDYEGPDPYLDETVKIAIDLAHPETSLLSNKK
- the htpX gene encoding protease HtpX codes for the protein MMRIALFLLTNLAVMFVFGIILSIVGVKGNSVQGLMIMAGLFGFGGAFISLLMSKWMALKSVGGEVIETPRNQAEQWLVDTVSRQAQQVGIQMPQVAIYHAPDINAFATGARRDASLVAVSTGLLENMSRDEAEAVIAHEISHIANGDMVTMTLLQGVVNTFVIFISRIIAQFVSGFMSSNDDESESSNGNPMVYFAVSMVLEIVFGILASIITMWFSRYREFHADAGSAKLVGREKMIAALQRLKTSYEPQEEGRLMAFCINGRGKAFNELFLSHPPLDKRIEALRSGEYLK
- a CDS encoding DUF2594 family protein: MKTHFPTQPDVNELAAEVTCIKNLLAHMLKAIGQADAGKIIIKMEREIASMEDEKQAETYRNTLEQIKAGYRQ
- a CDS encoding NAD(P)H-hydrate dehydratase, whose amino-acid sequence is MLTTQEKQWLAQQFPSLVQPRPELSHKGTFGTLNIIGSSVGMTGAGVLAGVAALKSGCGKVIIGCNQSPLNLHLIEMAPELMLRDANSLINDTLATAWVIGCGLGISEDAQSLMRKVLLLIEQNKSVLIDADGLNILSQWPQVKKLTPNVVLTPHPKEASKLLQTTVAEIQADRCVAAQQLSQRYGCWIVLKGHDTVISSPEQQIWCNQTGNSGLATAGSGDVLSGIVGSLLAQGIPIEEAARSGVWMHGKAADCLVEQGIGPIGLTAHEIIDKVRMIRNLIVVC